The Streptomyces europaeiscabiei genome window below encodes:
- the ssuE gene encoding NADPH-dependent FMN reductase, producing MATVLSVSGSPSVSSRTAKLVRHLDARLAAQGHEVVPLDIRTIPAEALLGADFKHPAIVEATELFERADGIVIGTPVYKAAYSGVLKALLDLLPQYALTGKTVLPLATGGTTAHVLAIDYALRPVLSSMGARHIVPGWFTLDKDITVGEDGRVTVAPATADALGQVVDQFLNALGPVPVLAAAS from the coding sequence ATGGCCACCGTCCTGTCCGTCTCCGGCAGCCCCTCCGTCTCCTCCCGCACCGCGAAGCTCGTACGCCATCTCGACGCCCGCCTGGCCGCCCAGGGTCACGAGGTCGTGCCGCTGGACATCCGCACCATCCCCGCCGAGGCCCTGCTCGGCGCGGACTTCAAGCACCCTGCGATCGTCGAGGCGACCGAACTCTTCGAGCGGGCCGACGGCATCGTCATCGGCACCCCCGTCTACAAGGCCGCCTACTCCGGAGTCCTCAAGGCCCTGCTCGACCTGCTCCCGCAGTACGCCCTCACCGGCAAGACCGTGCTGCCCCTGGCCACCGGCGGCACCACCGCCCACGTCCTCGCCATCGACTACGCGCTGCGGCCGGTGCTCAGCTCCATGGGCGCCCGGCACATCGTCCCCGGGTGGTTCACCCTCGACAAGGACATCACCGTCGGAGAGGACGGCAGGGTCACGGTCGCCCCGGCCACGGCCGACGCCCTCGGCCAGGTCGTCGACCAGTTCCTCAACGCCCTCGGCCCCGTGCCGGTGCTGGCCGCCGCGAGCTGA
- a CDS encoding LLM class flavin-dependent oxidoreductase, with the protein MSLTFHWFLPTNGDSRHVVGGGHGTPATESGRDRPPTVAYLSQIARAAEDLGFVGALTPTGAWCEDAWLTTAMVSQTTERLKFLVAFRPGSVSPTLAAQMASTFQRHTGGRLLLNVVTGGESHEQRAYGDFLDKADRYRRTGEFLRVVRELWEGKTVDLDGEHLRVEDARLARLPDPVPEVYFGGSSPIAGQIAARHVDVYLTWGEPPAKVAEKIDWIKGLAAKEGRTLRFGIRLHVITRDTAEQAWAEANRLLDGFDPETVRSVQAGLARSESEGQRRMLALHGGNHDSLEIHPNLWAGIGLVRGGAGTALVGSHDEVAERIKEYHALGIDEFVLSGYPHLEEAYWFGEGVLPRLAAQGLWQHPFARPATVTAQVPFASRKA; encoded by the coding sequence GTGTCCCTCACCTTCCACTGGTTCCTGCCCACCAACGGCGACAGCCGCCATGTCGTCGGCGGCGGCCACGGCACCCCCGCCACCGAGTCCGGCCGGGACCGGCCGCCGACGGTCGCCTATCTGAGCCAGATCGCCCGCGCCGCCGAGGACCTCGGCTTCGTCGGCGCCCTCACTCCCACCGGTGCCTGGTGCGAGGACGCCTGGCTGACCACCGCGATGGTCAGCCAGACCACCGAACGCCTGAAGTTCCTGGTCGCCTTCCGCCCCGGCTCCGTCTCGCCCACGCTCGCCGCCCAGATGGCCTCCACCTTCCAGCGGCACACCGGCGGACGGCTCCTTCTCAATGTCGTGACCGGTGGTGAGAGCCACGAGCAGCGCGCCTACGGCGACTTCCTCGACAAGGCCGACCGATATCGCCGGACCGGCGAGTTCCTGCGGGTCGTACGGGAGTTGTGGGAGGGCAAGACCGTCGACCTCGACGGCGAACACCTCCGGGTCGAGGACGCGAGGCTGGCCCGGCTGCCCGACCCCGTGCCCGAGGTGTACTTCGGCGGCTCCTCGCCGATCGCCGGGCAGATCGCCGCCCGGCACGTCGACGTCTACCTCACCTGGGGCGAACCACCGGCCAAGGTCGCCGAGAAGATCGACTGGATAAAGGGGCTGGCGGCGAAGGAGGGCCGCACCCTCCGCTTCGGCATCCGGCTGCACGTCATCACCCGCGACACCGCCGAGCAGGCCTGGGCGGAGGCCAACCGACTGCTCGACGGCTTCGACCCCGAGACCGTACGGTCCGTGCAGGCCGGACTCGCCCGCAGCGAGTCGGAGGGCCAGCGGCGCATGCTCGCCCTGCACGGCGGCAACCACGACAGCCTGGAGATCCACCCCAACCTCTGGGCCGGCATCGGCCTGGTGCGCGGGGGCGCGGGAACCGCCCTGGTCGGCAGCCACGACGAGGTCGCCGAGCGCATCAAGGAGTACCACGCCCTCGGTATCGACGAGTTCGTCCTCTCCGGTTACCCGCACCTGGAGGAGGCGTACTGGTTCGGCGAGGGCGTCCTCCCGCGCCTCGCCGCCCAGGGGTTGTGGCAGCATCCCTTCGCCCGGCCGGCGACCGTGACGGCACAGGTGCCGTTCGCGAGCCGGAAGGCGTGA
- a CDS encoding response regulator transcription factor encodes MRTLLTEKPSSPSGDAQHVLVVVDDPGVTELLTTAMELAGYRVAAADTGAEGMVRIARNRYDLVVWDAALPDLGRFARGRRGAPADRPLLLFLATCDSLPDLVPDLRLGDEDYVVKPVRIAEVLDRARALLRGRGGSERFDGMPCYGDLVLDDAACEARRGSRPLRLTPAEYRLLRHLLANAERVLSKEQIGRHVWGEYRAHGAIEKLVARLRRKIDREEPALIHTRRGFGYWLGCPQG; translated from the coding sequence ATGCGCACTCTGCTCACCGAGAAGCCGTCGTCGCCGAGTGGCGACGCGCAGCACGTCCTGGTCGTCGTGGACGACCCCGGCGTCACCGAACTCCTCACCACTGCAATGGAGTTGGCCGGATACCGGGTCGCCGCGGCGGACACCGGCGCCGAAGGGATGGTGCGGATCGCCCGGAACCGGTACGACCTGGTCGTCTGGGACGCCGCGCTGCCGGACCTGGGGCGCTTCGCGCGGGGCCGACGCGGCGCACCGGCGGACCGGCCCCTGCTGCTGTTCCTCGCCACCTGCGACTCTCTCCCCGACCTGGTCCCCGACCTCCGTCTCGGCGACGAGGACTACGTCGTCAAACCCGTACGTATCGCCGAAGTCCTGGACCGGGCCCGCGCGTTGCTGCGCGGCCGGGGTGGTTCCGAACGGTTCGACGGGATGCCCTGCTACGGCGACCTGGTCCTGGACGACGCCGCCTGCGAGGCGCGGCGCGGTTCCAGGCCGCTCCGTCTCACACCCGCCGAGTACCGGCTGCTGCGCCATCTGCTCGCGAACGCGGAGCGGGTGCTGTCCAAGGAGCAGATCGGCCGGCACGTCTGGGGCGAGTACCGCGCCCATGGCGCGATCGAGAAACTCGTGGCCCGGCTCCGGCGCAAGATCGACCGCGAGGAGCCCGCACTGATCCACACCCGGCGCGGCTTCGGCTACTGGCTCGGCTGCCCCCAGGGCTGA
- a CDS encoding GNAT family N-acetyltransferase: protein MTDQREISIVRWTGRTSSAVGGPTSLLAAYHLRTEAEKGEPVADAEGLPDRYRAEISDPAAAFADDAVLVALSGDTAVGCVVVTAPTDGRSEIKRLWTDPAFRGRGIASGLLDAALAHAAERGVSTVRLSVWNWRTGAVALYERLGFEITESWDARDRLVCMERAV, encoded by the coding sequence ATGACAGACCAGCGCGAGATCTCCATCGTCCGGTGGACGGGTCGGACCTCTTCCGCCGTGGGCGGGCCGACCTCGTTGCTTGCCGCCTACCACCTGCGGACCGAGGCCGAGAAGGGCGAGCCCGTCGCCGATGCGGAGGGGCTGCCGGACCGCTACCGGGCGGAGATCTCCGACCCGGCGGCCGCGTTCGCCGACGATGCCGTGCTGGTGGCCCTGAGCGGGGACACCGCGGTGGGCTGTGTGGTGGTGACCGCTCCCACCGACGGACGGTCGGAGATCAAGCGACTCTGGACGGACCCGGCGTTCCGGGGCCGGGGCATCGCCTCCGGCCTGCTCGACGCCGCGCTCGCACATGCCGCGGAGCGCGGCGTGAGCACGGTGCGCCTGTCGGTGTGGAACTGGCGGACCGGGGCCGTCGCCCTGTACGAGCGGCTCGGTTTCGAGATCACCGAGTCGTGGGACGCGCGGGATCGCCTGGTGTGCATGGAGCGCGCTGTGTGA
- a CDS encoding acyl-CoA dehydrogenase family protein yields the protein MTTSPHPLVVQARRLAAEVLAPQAERVDQEGVPASSIEAIKRSGLLGVSAPVAYGGSGAPNSVARDTAEILAGACCSTWFVQTQHYTPVLTLVKSELPAREGLLGKLATGELLSGVAYAHLRRYPQVPVRAVPKRGGWRFHGTVPWYTGWGLNDVMLLAGVTDADEVVFAFTEARQQSGLKASAPMRLAALTAARTVSLDLDGLWIPEEAVALHAPYESWAASDRPKPTNASPAVFGVAESALGLLDQDAPTTKGLRLRLDKVRRQAYALADHPAPHEHMEERLALKTKAFDLMRTATTAAVVSGGGRALDLDSRAQRLAREALFLLVQGQTAEVRRAHLGSLSAAY from the coding sequence ATGACCACGTCACCGCACCCCCTCGTCGTCCAGGCGCGCCGGCTCGCCGCCGAGGTGCTCGCGCCGCAGGCGGAGCGCGTCGACCAGGAGGGGGTGCCCGCGAGCAGTATCGAGGCCATCAAGCGGTCGGGACTGCTCGGGGTGAGCGCGCCGGTGGCGTACGGCGGGTCGGGGGCACCCAACTCCGTGGCACGGGACACTGCCGAGATCCTGGCGGGGGCCTGTTGCTCCACGTGGTTCGTACAGACCCAGCACTACACGCCCGTGCTGACCCTGGTGAAGAGCGAGCTCCCCGCCCGTGAAGGCCTGCTGGGGAAGCTCGCCACCGGCGAACTGTTGTCCGGCGTCGCGTACGCGCATCTGCGCAGATATCCGCAGGTGCCGGTGCGGGCCGTGCCGAAGCGTGGTGGCTGGCGGTTCCACGGCACGGTTCCCTGGTACACGGGATGGGGGCTCAACGATGTGATGCTGCTGGCCGGGGTGACGGACGCGGACGAGGTGGTGTTCGCCTTCACCGAGGCCAGGCAGCAGTCCGGACTGAAGGCCTCCGCGCCCATGCGGCTCGCGGCGCTCACGGCCGCCCGTACGGTCTCGCTCGACCTCGACGGGCTGTGGATCCCCGAGGAGGCTGTGGCCCTGCACGCCCCGTACGAGTCCTGGGCCGCGAGCGACCGCCCCAAACCCACGAACGCCTCGCCCGCGGTGTTCGGGGTCGCCGAGTCGGCCCTCGGCCTGCTGGACCAGGACGCCCCCACGACGAAGGGGCTGCGGTTGCGGCTGGACAAGGTACGGCGGCAGGCCTACGCCCTCGCCGACCATCCGGCGCCCCACGAGCACATGGAGGAGCGGCTCGCCCTGAAGACGAAGGCGTTCGACCTGATGCGCACGGCGACGACCGCCGCGGTCGTCTCCGGCGGCGGACGCGCCCTCGACCTGGACAGCCGGGCGCAGCGTCTGGCCCGCGAGGCGCTCTTCCTGCTGGTGCAGGGCCAGACCGCCGAGGTACGCCGGGCCCACCTCGGCTCGCTGTCGGCCGCGTACTGA
- a CDS encoding putative leader peptide, with amino-acid sequence MKMRLDLTRRRHVDLARVSSASCRAAA; translated from the coding sequence ATGAAGATGCGACTGGACCTCACGCGGCGACGCCATGTCGACCTCGCGCGCGTCTCCAGCGCCTCCTGTCGCGCCGCGGCCTGA
- a CDS encoding MarR family winged helix-turn-helix transcriptional regulator, producing MSTPRPTEAAALTDVTEIERLLTRIAYLAGRARRHERLMSESGLSLDRASVSILRHIAESEPVRPGVLAVRLSVEASHVTRQLRQLESADYVMRIPDPEDRRAQRVRITDTGLAAFERVREAGRRNIGAALGEWSTEDRRRLATLFGRLADDFVEHAETAVDPRPAA from the coding sequence ATGTCCACACCGCGCCCCACCGAAGCGGCCGCCCTCACGGACGTGACCGAGATCGAGCGGCTTCTCACCCGTATCGCGTATCTGGCCGGCCGGGCCCGCCGGCACGAGCGTCTGATGTCCGAGAGCGGACTGTCCCTGGACCGCGCCTCCGTGTCGATCCTCCGGCACATCGCGGAGAGCGAGCCGGTGCGCCCCGGAGTGCTCGCGGTCCGGCTGTCCGTGGAGGCGTCCCATGTCACCCGGCAGCTGAGGCAGTTGGAGAGCGCGGACTACGTGATGCGCATCCCGGACCCGGAGGACCGCCGGGCGCAGCGCGTCCGCATCACCGACACCGGGCTCGCGGCCTTCGAGCGCGTCAGGGAGGCCGGCCGCCGGAACATCGGGGCGGCACTGGGCGAGTGGTCGACCGAGGATCGGCGGCGACTGGCCACCCTCTTCGGCCGGCTGGCCGACGACTTCGTCGAGCATGCCGAGACGGCCGTCGACCCCCGGCCCGCCGCCTGA
- a CDS encoding MarR family winged helix-turn-helix transcriptional regulator: protein MATVNDPERRAGEDGSGRPTAPTDLHAFAVALRRMNGEINRLVHAFASDHGLHATDVQALAAILDADAPMTPKRLREHLGLTSGAVTACVDRLERAGHVRRVRESADRRVVHLYYAADARTAARTYFRPLAEATDAARSRFTGDELGVVLRFLTAMNDELGAGADRSR, encoded by the coding sequence GTGGCCACAGTGAACGACCCCGAGCGGCGGGCGGGGGAAGACGGGTCCGGCCGCCCCACGGCACCGACCGACCTGCACGCCTTCGCCGTCGCGCTGCGCCGGATGAACGGCGAGATCAACCGGCTGGTGCACGCGTTCGCGAGTGACCACGGACTGCACGCGACGGACGTCCAGGCCCTCGCGGCGATCCTCGACGCCGACGCGCCCATGACACCCAAACGGCTGCGCGAACACCTCGGACTGACCTCCGGAGCCGTCACCGCCTGCGTGGACCGGCTGGAGCGCGCCGGACACGTCCGCCGCGTCCGGGAGAGCGCCGACCGCCGTGTGGTCCACCTGTACTACGCGGCCGACGCGCGCACGGCCGCCCGTACCTACTTCCGGCCCCTCGCGGAGGCGACCGACGCCGCACGCTCCCGGTTCACCGGGGACGAACTGGGCGTGGTGCTGCGGTTCCTCACGGCGATGAACGACGAACTGGGTGCGGGCGCCGACCGTTCTCGCTGA
- a CDS encoding cryptochrome/photolyase family protein: MNVSVVLFTCDLRLHDHPPLRAALDGSRQAVPLFVRDRAVAGFAAPNRLAFLADCLRDLDAGLRERGGRLVVRSGDVVAEVCKVAAEADADEVHLAADVSAYAQHREERLRRALEAEGVRLHVHDTVTSAVEPGAVLPASSDHFAVFTPYFGHWSRQRLREALAAPRTVRVPDGIGSEELPSPERLSGLSPGLAAGGEAEGRARLSAWLRSGIGAYEDRHDDLAGDATSRLSPHLHFGTLSPVELVHRARRAGGPGAAAFVRQLAWRDFNRQLLAVRPQAASVDYRARDDRWRDAPDEVEAWREGRTGYPVIDAAMRQLRHEGWMHNRGRLLTASFLTKTLYVDWRVGARHFLDLLVDGDVANNQLNWQWTAGTGTDTRPNRVLNPNTQAKRYDPDGEYVRRWVPELADVAGPAVHEPWKLRGPDRAALDYPEPIVELAEGRERFLRGRKSSTARTARP; the protein is encoded by the coding sequence ATGAACGTCTCGGTCGTCCTGTTCACCTGCGATCTGCGGCTGCACGACCACCCGCCGCTGCGCGCCGCCCTCGACGGCTCGCGGCAGGCGGTCCCCTTGTTCGTGCGCGACCGGGCCGTGGCCGGGTTCGCCGCGCCCAACCGGCTGGCGTTCCTCGCCGACTGTCTGCGCGACCTCGACGCGGGACTGCGGGAGCGGGGCGGTCGGCTCGTGGTGCGCTCCGGGGACGTGGTGGCGGAGGTGTGCAAAGTGGCCGCAGAGGCTGACGCCGACGAGGTGCACCTGGCGGCCGACGTCAGCGCGTACGCCCAGCACCGGGAGGAACGGCTGCGGCGCGCGCTGGAGGCCGAGGGCGTGCGACTGCACGTCCACGACACGGTGACGTCCGCCGTGGAACCCGGCGCGGTGCTGCCGGCCTCCTCGGACCACTTCGCGGTGTTCACGCCGTACTTCGGTCACTGGTCCCGGCAGCGGCTGCGCGAGGCGCTGGCCGCGCCGCGGACCGTGCGCGTACCGGACGGCATCGGCTCCGAGGAACTCCCTTCGCCAGAACGGCTGTCCGGTCTTTCCCCGGGTCTGGCGGCGGGCGGCGAGGCGGAGGGCCGCGCACGGCTCTCCGCCTGGCTGAGGTCGGGGATCGGGGCGTACGAGGACCGGCACGACGACCTGGCGGGCGACGCGACCTCCCGGCTCTCACCCCATCTGCACTTCGGCACCCTCTCCCCCGTCGAGCTGGTCCACCGGGCCCGCCGGGCGGGCGGTCCGGGCGCCGCGGCGTTCGTACGCCAGCTCGCGTGGCGGGACTTCAACCGCCAACTGCTGGCCGTACGACCGCAGGCCGCGTCCGTGGACTACCGCGCAAGGGACGATCGCTGGCGGGACGCTCCGGACGAGGTCGAGGCATGGCGGGAGGGCCGCACCGGCTACCCGGTGATCGACGCGGCCATGCGCCAGCTCCGCCACGAAGGCTGGATGCACAACCGCGGCCGCCTCCTGACCGCGAGCTTCCTCACCAAGACGCTGTACGTCGACTGGCGCGTCGGCGCCCGCCACTTCCTGGATCTCCTGGTCGACGGCGACGTGGCCAACAACCAGCTCAACTGGCAGTGGACGGCCGGGACCGGCACCGACACCCGCCCCAACCGGGTCCTCAACCCGAACACCCAGGCGAAGCGGTACGACCCGGACGGGGAGTACGTACGACGCTGGGTACCGGAGTTGGCGGACGTCGCGGGACCGGCGGTGCACGAGCCGTGGAAGCTGCGGGGGCCGGACCGTGCCGCGCTGGACTATCCGGAGCCGATCGTCGAACTGGCGGAGGGACGCGAGCGGTTCCTGCGGGGGCGCAAGTCCTCGACCGCTCGGACCGCCCGCCCGTAG
- a CDS encoding SDR family oxidoreductase: MTGDERGSGPLCLVTGATGYIGGRLVPELLEAGLRVRCLARSPDRLRDHPWAGAVEVVRGDVTDAESVAQAMRGVDVGYYLVHALGTGKDFEETDRRAARIFGERAHAAGVRRLVYLGGLTPYGVPERELSPHLRSRAEVGRILLDCGVPTAVLRAAVVIGSGSASFEMLRYLTERLPVMVTPSWVHTRIQPVAVRDVLRALVGCARLPDDVSRTFDIGGPDVLTYREMMRRYAAVAGLPHRLILSVPVLSPGLSSHWVGLVTPVPASIARPLTESLRHEVVCREHDIARYVADPPGHPVGFDEAVRLALRRVREARVTTRWSSASLPGAPSDPLPTDPDWAGGSLYTDRCELRVDAPRASLWRVIEGIGGDNGWYSFPLAWAVRGWLDRLAGGVGLRRGRRDPARLRVGDSLDFWRVEEIEPGRLLRLRAEMRLPGLAWLEMYADTDDTGHTLLRQRALFHPRGLLGHAYWWSVAPFHSVVFGGMARNIARAAVADATARAREGAPVP; the protein is encoded by the coding sequence ATGACGGGAGACGAACGCGGCAGCGGACCGCTCTGCCTGGTGACCGGTGCGACCGGGTACATCGGCGGGCGGCTCGTCCCGGAGCTGCTGGAGGCGGGCCTGCGGGTGCGCTGTCTGGCCCGCTCCCCGGACCGGCTGCGCGATCATCCGTGGGCCGGTGCCGTCGAGGTGGTCCGCGGGGACGTCACCGACGCGGAGTCCGTCGCGCAAGCGATGCGGGGCGTCGACGTCGGCTATTACCTGGTGCACGCGCTGGGCACCGGCAAGGACTTCGAGGAGACGGACCGACGGGCCGCGCGGATCTTCGGGGAGCGGGCCCACGCCGCCGGGGTGCGCCGGCTCGTGTACCTGGGCGGTCTCACGCCGTACGGCGTGCCGGAGCGGGAGCTGTCGCCCCACCTGCGCTCGCGTGCCGAGGTCGGCCGGATCCTGCTGGACTGCGGTGTGCCCACGGCCGTCCTGCGGGCGGCCGTCGTCATCGGCTCGGGGTCGGCCTCCTTCGAGATGCTGCGCTACCTCACGGAGCGGCTGCCGGTGATGGTCACCCCGAGCTGGGTGCACACCCGGATCCAGCCCGTGGCCGTGCGGGACGTGCTGCGCGCGCTCGTCGGTTGTGCCCGGCTGCCGGACGACGTCAGCCGGACCTTCGACATCGGCGGCCCGGACGTCCTGACGTACCGCGAGATGATGCGGCGTTACGCCGCCGTCGCCGGGCTGCCGCACCGGCTCATCCTGTCCGTGCCGGTGCTCTCCCCGGGCCTGTCCAGCCACTGGGTCGGGCTGGTGACGCCCGTGCCGGCCTCGATCGCCCGGCCGCTCACCGAGTCACTGCGGCACGAGGTGGTCTGCCGCGAGCACGACATCGCGCGGTACGTGGCGGATCCGCCCGGTCATCCGGTCGGCTTCGACGAGGCGGTACGGCTCGCCCTGCGGCGGGTGCGCGAGGCCAGGGTCACCACCCGCTGGTCGTCGGCCTCCCTGCCCGGCGCGCCCAGCGACCCCTTGCCCACCGATCCCGACTGGGCGGGCGGCAGCCTCTACACCGACCGCTGCGAGCTGCGCGTGGACGCCCCCCGCGCGTCCCTGTGGCGGGTCATCGAGGGCATCGGTGGTGACAACGGCTGGTACTCCTTCCCGCTCGCCTGGGCCGTACGCGGGTGGCTGGACCGGCTGGCGGGCGGGGTGGGCCTGCGCCGGGGCCGCCGGGACCCCGCACGGCTGCGGGTGGGCGACTCGCTGGACTTCTGGCGGGTCGAGGAGATCGAGCCGGGGCGGCTGCTGCGGCTGCGGGCGGAGATGCGGCTGCCGGGCCTGGCGTGGCTGGAGATGTACGCGGACACGGACGACACGGGACACACCCTGTTGCGTCAGCGTGCCCTGTTCCATCCGCGTGGGCTGCTCGGTCACGCGTACTGGTGGAGCGTGGCCCCCTTCCACTCCGTCGTGTTCGGCGGCATGGCCCGCAACATCGCACGGGCGGCCGTGGCGGACGCGACCGCCCGGGCGCGGGAGGGGGCGCCCGTGCCGTGA
- a CDS encoding MMPL family transporter, with the protein MSTTPRRARRLVPLLLIAVWLAVGGVLGPYAGRLGEVATNDQAAFLPRSAESTEVIAAQRAFRQDESLPAIVVWTGESLAARRAAADRVLASLDGTPGVIGPVPPALLSEDREALRGVVPLRPGLGDELPGTLDRIRAAAEGVPGTTVQLAGPAASQADLSDAFAGIDGLLLAVALLTVLVILLLVYRSVLLPLLIILGAVFALGLACAVVYALADHGVVRVDGQVQGILSILVIGAATDYALLLTARFREELATRTDRFAAVRAALRQSWGAIVASAATVALGLLALLLSDLTNNRALGPVGAIGIGCAVLATLTFLPAVLVALGPAAFWPAEPGGRPADPRTGEGLWQRVAGLVDRAPRRVWAVTLVVLLAGAAFAPTLTSKGVPLDETFVNDAPSVAAQKTLGDHFPGGSGNPAVVVADADRLDRVLAAARAADGVATAAAVAGSGRPGGEPLVVDGRARVDVTLDAAADSDAARRTVARLRAALHGVPGADALVGGYTAQQYDTLRTAERDRTLIVPVVLALILLILTGLLRSLLLPVLLVATVALNFLATLGVSALVFQHVFGFTGTDPSVPLYGFVFLVALGVDYNIFLMSRVREESLRHGVRQGVLRGLVTTGGVITSAGVVLAATFAALGVIPLAFLAQIAFIVAFGVLLDTLVVRSLLVPALVRDLGERAWWPGSLGSGEARAHGER; encoded by the coding sequence ATGTCCACCACCCCCCGCCGCGCCCGCCGGCTCGTTCCCCTCCTGCTGATCGCCGTCTGGCTCGCCGTCGGAGGAGTCCTCGGCCCCTACGCCGGACGCCTCGGTGAGGTCGCCACCAACGACCAGGCCGCGTTCCTGCCGCGCAGCGCCGAATCCACCGAGGTCATAGCCGCCCAGCGGGCCTTCCGGCAGGACGAGTCGCTCCCGGCGATCGTCGTCTGGACGGGCGAGAGCCTTGCCGCACGGCGCGCCGCGGCCGACCGGGTCCTCGCCTCCCTCGACGGCACCCCCGGTGTGATCGGACCGGTCCCGCCCGCACTGCTCTCCGAGGACCGCGAAGCACTGCGAGGAGTGGTCCCCCTGCGGCCCGGCCTGGGCGACGAACTGCCCGGCACCCTGGACCGGATCCGCGCCGCCGCCGAAGGCGTTCCCGGCACCACCGTCCAGTTGGCGGGACCCGCCGCGAGTCAGGCGGACCTGTCCGACGCCTTCGCCGGTATCGACGGCCTGCTGCTCGCCGTAGCGCTCCTCACCGTGCTGGTGATCCTGCTGCTCGTCTACCGCAGCGTTCTGCTCCCTCTGTTGATCATCCTCGGCGCGGTGTTCGCCCTCGGCCTCGCCTGCGCGGTCGTGTACGCGCTCGCCGACCACGGGGTCGTCCGGGTGGACGGACAGGTCCAGGGCATCCTGTCCATCCTCGTCATCGGTGCCGCCACCGACTACGCCCTGCTCCTCACCGCCCGCTTCCGGGAGGAACTGGCCACGCGCACCGACCGATTCGCGGCCGTGCGGGCCGCGCTGCGGCAGTCCTGGGGCGCGATCGTGGCCAGCGCCGCAACCGTCGCGCTGGGCCTGCTCGCCCTGCTGCTCAGCGACCTCACCAACAACCGGGCGCTCGGGCCGGTCGGCGCCATCGGCATCGGCTGCGCCGTCCTCGCCACGCTCACGTTCCTGCCCGCCGTCCTTGTCGCGCTCGGCCCCGCCGCCTTCTGGCCCGCCGAGCCGGGTGGCCGACCAGCCGATCCACGCACCGGCGAGGGCCTGTGGCAGCGCGTCGCGGGCCTCGTCGACAGGGCGCCGCGCCGCGTGTGGGCGGTGACCCTGGTCGTCCTGCTGGCCGGGGCCGCCTTCGCGCCCACGCTCACCTCCAAGGGCGTCCCCCTGGACGAGACGTTCGTCAACGACGCGCCCTCCGTCGCCGCCCAGAAGACGCTCGGCGACCACTTCCCCGGCGGCTCGGGCAACCCCGCCGTGGTCGTCGCGGACGCGGACCGGCTGGACCGGGTGCTCGCCGCGGCCCGTGCCGCCGACGGCGTCGCGACGGCGGCCGCCGTCGCCGGATCCGGGCGCCCCGGCGGCGAACCACTGGTCGTCGACGGACGTGCCCGGGTCGACGTCACCCTGGACGCCGCCGCGGACAGCGACGCCGCCAGGCGGACGGTGGCCCGACTGCGGGCCGCCCTGCACGGGGTGCCCGGTGCGGACGCCCTCGTCGGCGGCTACACCGCACAGCAGTACGACACCCTGCGCACCGCCGAACGCGACCGCACGCTGATCGTCCCGGTCGTCCTCGCCCTCATCCTGCTCATCCTGACGGGCCTGCTGCGCTCCCTGCTGCTGCCTGTCCTGCTGGTCGCCACCGTCGCCCTGAACTTCCTCGCAACGCTGGGCGTCTCCGCGCTCGTCTTCCAGCACGTGTTCGGGTTCACCGGCACCGACCCGTCGGTACCCCTCTACGGGTTCGTGTTCCTCGTCGCGCTGGGCGTCGACTACAACATCTTCCTCATGTCCCGGGTACGCGAGGAGTCACTGCGGCACGGCGTACGCCAGGGCGTGCTGCGCGGGCTGGTCACCACGGGCGGGGTCATCACCTCCGCTGGTGTGGTGCTCGCCGCGACGTTCGCCGCGCTGGGCGTGATCCCGCTCGCCTTCCTCGCCCAGATCGCCTTCATCGTGGCCTTCGGAGTCCTCCTCGACACCCTCGTGGTGCGCTCGCTGCTGGTGCCGGCGCTGGTACGGGACCTCGGTGAGCGTGCCTGGTGGCCGGGGAGCCTGGGCTCCGGCGAGGCGCGGGCCCACGGCGAACGGTGA